ATTTAGCATTGGCTTTGTTTACTCTTCCTGCGATGTATGATGCTCGATGCCTACATGACGCAATGAAGGGCGCTGGGACCACTGAAACAGTAACGGCGTTATTTCGAATAAggttaaaaagtttgaaaaatttagagTATTTACATTCTCATCTCTTTATTAAGACTTTGGTGGAAATTCTGGCCTCACGCTCAAATGAGCAAGTCAATAAAATCAAGGAGGTGTACAAGAAGGAATATAAAAAGGACCTGGAAAAAGCTCTGACAAGTGAAACTAGCGGAGATTTCAAGAAACTTCTAGTCTCTTTGTGCAACGTACGTATCTTCGTCCTGAAGTGGACAAAAAGGGCAAATTTCCTTTTTAGCCCGTGCTTTCGCTAATGTTTGCTTAACCTTAACATTAAGTGAACAAAATATTCATTTAGATTGATTTAGCGAGTTcataaaaaagtaataatttcATATCCACCCATCATCAGGCTGCTAGGGATGAGTCAAGCAGCGTTAGTGACAGCCAAGCAGTTGCCGACGCCGAAGCTCTTTATAAAGCCGGGGAAAAGAAATTGGGAACAGACGAGGCAACCTTCAATCGCATTTTGTGCATGAGAAGTTTTGCACAACTTCGTGCTACTTTCCGGGAATATAACAAGGTATAGCCTCATAGTAGGTTCAAGCCAGAGTCTAACGGCGCACTTACGCCAACCGTACTAATCAAAGTCTTCAGCGGGTACACAATCTTGTAGCTAACATTCCAGTTATGTTTTGCTTGTTATGACGTAAATAACAGATCGCGAAAAAGGATATCGTTCAATCGATAAAAAGTGAATTCAGTGGAGACGCCGAGGATGGACTGATAGCTGTAGCTGACATTGCTCGCTGCGCTCCAGCCTATTTTTCCAACCGGCTTTATCACGCCATGAAGGGAATGGGAACAAAGGACTCGACTTTGATCAGGATAGTTACCACAAGGGCGGAGGTAAATAAGCTACTACAGGCGACGATTTCCATAAGTTTTCGAAATATTGTTCCTAAAACCCTTAACATTTTAAGATTGACATGGTGGAGATAAAGCAAATATTCCCAGCGCTTCACAAGTCCACGCTCGAAAAATTCATTGAAGGCGACACAAGTGGCGATTACAAGAAGCTGCTTTTGGCTCTCATAAAGTAAACTTAAGTTCACGTCTCGTGGATTGAACACTGTTTATTACTCATGGCTCAATCGTGTGTGCATCGATAAAAAAGTGCTTTGAggtgaaaataaaagttcaagGCACAGCTTTTAAGGTCGTGTGGTTTAGGTTTCAGTTTATTCAGAAAAAAAGTCCATTAAAACATTGCACTGGAACTTCGCATGCACAGTATTGGGATAAGGATTACCCGATAAGCCATTACATAGAAATTGTAGCCTACATTCACAGGCAATCTTTTAGTTCATAAGGAACTTAATTCATACTCGTATAAAAGCAATACAGCATTGATTGTACGGAACGTAGATCAGGTCAGAAAGCTTCACGTGTTGGCCCCGGACAACGTCTCCATTGCGAGAACAACCGAATCTAACACCAAAAGCCTCCATCTAGTAGCCTACGTTTGGCAACAAGCGGCAAGGAAACGGCCCTTATAACAGTGAAACAAGTATCTTCGACTGATAATACTGCAGCAGAACGTCAAACCTATGACCTGGAGCAAGCTCACAAGCACTTCACCCGCAAACAGCAGGACCTTGTCGTCCTTCTTCAATAGATCTGCTGCACTTTGGCCGATAAACTCGCTCTTCCCAAGTCCTCGCTAGACGGGTGCACACTAAGCATGAGAAACGCCACAAGAAATGTTTATGAAAGCTTAGCATTGTTTTTCCCTCAGCCAACTTTCATTGCCTGCAGAAATTCAGTGGGTGTGTGACCGTGGGCAGACGTAAACAAGTACCCATACTCGTGGATGTTGCTCTCATCGCTGTCAACCACCAACTATAGCTCGCTTTGCATCTCAGTTTACTTTCTTGTGTGCCT
Above is a window of Clavelina lepadiformis chromosome 8, kaClaLepa1.1, whole genome shotgun sequence DNA encoding:
- the LOC143469778 gene encoding annexin A7-like; translated protein: MAKDIAKAMAEVSLDHCHGTVKDHSDFHAQGDAEVLRKAMKGLGTNEKLIIDITSTRSNKQRQEIKVAYKQAFGRDLMSDLKSELGGNFRDLALALFTLPAMYDARCLHDAMKGAGTTETTLVEILASRSNEQVNKIKEVYKKEYKKDLEKALTSETSGDFKKLLVSLCNAARDESSSVSDSQAVADAEALYKAGEKKLGTDEATFNRILCMRSFAQLRATFREYNKIAKKDIVQSIKSEFSGDAEDGLIAVADIARCAPAYFSNRLYHAMKGMGTKDSTLIRIVTTRAEIDMVEIKQIFPALHKSTLEKFIEGDTSGDYKKLLLALIK